One Myotis daubentonii chromosome 3, mMyoDau2.1, whole genome shotgun sequence genomic window carries:
- the SON gene encoding protein SON isoform X1, translating into MATNIEQIFRSFVVSKFREIQQELSSGRSEGQLNGETNTPIEGNQAGEDAAASARSLPNEEIVQKIEEVLSGVLDTELRCKPDLKEASRKSRCVSVQTDPTDEVPTKKSKKHKKHKNKKKKKKKEKEKKYKRQPEESESKAKSHHEENMDLESDSFLQFDSEPSAMALEHPVRAFGLSETSETPAVVLEPPVVSMEVSQSHTLETLKPATKTAELSLASTSVISVQSEQSVAVTLEPPMTKILDSFSTAPVSTTTVVLKSSEPVVTMSMEYQMKSVLKSLECTSPEPSKTILEPPVAKVLEPSETLMVSSQTPVEAHPEPSTSTMDIAESSETEDLRLPEQPVEVPSETADSSMTRSQELLELPKPTALELPESSVASAMQLPGPPATSMPELQGPPVTPGLELPGPSATPVPELPGPPSTPVPELLGPPATAVSELPGPSVISVPQLSQELPGLPAPSMGLEPAQEVPEPPVTAQELPGQPAVTVAMELTEQPATTTELEQPVGMTAMEHPGQPEVTTATTLLGQPEAAMVLELPGQPVATTALELPGQPSVTGVPELPGLPSATRALELSGQPVATGALELPGQLMATGALEFAGQSGAAGALELLGQPLATGVLELPGQPGAPELPGQPAATVALEISVQSVVTTELSTMTVSQSLEVPSTTALESYNTVAQELPTTLVGETSITVGVDPLMAQESHMLASNTMETHMLASNTMDSQMLASNTMDSQMLASNTMDSQMLASSSMDSQMLASSSMDSQMLASSSMDSQMLASSSMDSQMLASSSMDSQMLATSSMDSQMLASSSMDSQMLATSSMDSQMLATSSMDSQMLATSTMDSQMLATSSMDSQMLASGTMDSQMLASGTMDAQMLASGTMDAQMLASSTQDSSMLGSKSPDPYRLAQDPYRLAQDPYRLGHDPYRLGHDAYRLGQDPYRLGHDPYRLTPDPYRMSPRPYRIAPRSYRAVPRPYRLAPRPLMLASRRSMMMSYAAERSMMSSYERSMMSYERSMMSPMAERSMMSAYERSMMSAYERSMMSPMAERSMMSAYERSMMSAYERSMMTDRSMMADRSMMSSYSAADRSMMSSYSAADRTMMSSYTADRSMMSMAADSYTDSYTDTYTEAYMVPPLPPEEPPTMPPLPPEEPPMTPPLPPEEPPEGTALPTEQSALTAENTWPTEMPPLPPEESVSLPEPPAGQSEISEPSVVPANYSVSASEPSMFVSEAAMTVPEPPLEPESAVTSAPIESAAEAEEHEVPERPGTYMVPETTMMSAEPTMSTSEPSIMSETAETFDSMRAPGHVASEVSVSLLEPAVTIPEPSQSALELSAMAISELPSVAAPEPPAEAAPEPPAEAVPEPSAEAVPEPSAEVPEPLAVTVPEPLAKAVLEPSPEAVPEPMALVEPEHVTIPVPVVSAPEPAVPVLEAAVSVQPNIISEPPVVQESTVTVAEPAVTVSEQTQITPTEMALESASVMLRSGVITGMNLISTYQDLTPEIGMQEVPMHSDEEPHDEEHLKKDSYESEHGINRDLDINNHLIAKDMEHSTMSTASTGAIGEIGEEKSLAISETKQCTVLDTCPSVSAADAGGTLSSAGPLAVEPDTLGTSKGIEFATVSALSSVSKYDVEVSLTTQDTEHDMVISTSPSGGSEADIEGPLPAKDIHLDLPSNNFISNDTEGPLPIKESDQTLAVALSPKESSEDKEVPLPAKETVSESAFPANIEDINEADLVRPLLPKDMERLTSLRAGIEGPLLASEVERDKSAASPVVMSIPERASESSSEEKDDYEIFVKVKDTHEKSKKNKNRDKGEKEKKRDSSLRSRSKRSKSSEHKSRKRTSESRSRARKRSSKSKSRRSQTRSRSRSRRRRRSSRSRSKSRGRRSVSKEKRKRSPKHRSKSRERKRKRSSSRDNRKTVRARSRTPSRRSRSHTPSRRRRSRSVGRRSFSISPSRRSRTPSRRSRTPSRRSRTPSRRSRTPSRRSRTPSRRSRTPSRRSRTPSRRRRSRSVVRRRSFSISPVRLRRSRTPLRRRFSRSPLRRKRSRSSERGRSPKRLTDLNKAQLLEIAKANAAAMCAKAGVPLPPNLKPAPPPTIEEKVAKKSGGATIEELTEKCKQIAQSKEDDDVIVNKPHVSDEEEEEPPFYHHPFKLSEPKPIFFNLNIAAAKPTPPKSQVTLTKEFPVSSGSQHRKKEADSVYGEWVPVDKNGEENKDDDNVFSSNLPSEPVDISTAMSERALAQKRLSENAFDLEAMSMLNRAQERIDAWAQLNSIPGQFTGSTGVQVLTQEQLANTGAQAWIKKDQFLRAAPVTGGMGAVLMRKMGWREGEGLGKNKEGNKEPILVDFKTDRKGLVAVGERAQKRSGNFSAAMKDLSGKHPVSALMEICNKRRWQPPEFLLIHDSGPDHRKHFLFRVLINGSAYQPSFASPNKKHAKATAATVVLQAMGLLPKDLMANATCFRSASRR; encoded by the exons ATGGCGACCAACATCGAGCAGATTTTTAGGTCTTTCGTGGTCAGTAAATTCCGGGAAATTCAACAAGAGCTTTCCAG TGGAAGGAGTGAAGGCCAGCTCAATGGTGAAACAAATACACCTATCGAAGGAAACCAGGCAGGTGAGGATGCAGCTGCCTCCGCCAGGAGCCTACCAAATGAAGAAATAGTTCAGAAGATAGAGGAAGTACTTTCTGGGGTCCTAGATACAGAACTACGCTGTAAGCCAG aCTTGAAAGAGGCCTCCAGAAAAAGTAGATGTGTCTCTGTACAAACAGACCCTACTGATGAAGTTCCCACTAAAAAGTCAAAGAAGcataaaaagcacaaaaataaaaagaagaaaaagaagaaagaaaaggaaaaaaagtataaaaggcAGCCAGAAGAATCTGAATCAAAGGCAAAATCACATCATGAAGAGAACATGGATTTAGAATCAGATTCCTTTTTGCAGTTTGATTCTGAGCCTTCAGCAATGGCACTGGAGCATCCGGTAAGAGCGTTTGGGCTCTCTGAGACCAGTGAAACTCCTGCAGTTGTGCTAGAACCTCCTGTAGTCTCAATGGAGGTGTCACAGTCCCACACCTTAGAAACTCTGAAGCCAGCTACAAAAACTGCAGAACTGTCACTTGCATCTACATCAGTAATCTCTGTGCAATCAGAACAGTCTGTGGCAGTAACGCTGGAACCACCCATGACAAAGATTCTGGATTCTTTTTCAACAGCACCGGTGTCTACTACAACAGTAGTGCTAAAGTCATCTGAGCCAGTTGTAACAATGTCAATGGAGTATCAGATGAAGTCTGTGCTGAAATCTTTGGAGTGCACATCTCCAGAGCCATCAAAGACCATATTGGAGCCTCCAGTAGCAAAAGTGCTAGAGCCATCAGAAACCCTTATGGTATCATCACAGACACCTGTTGAGGCACACCCTGAACCAAGCACATCAACAATGGATATTGCAGAGTCTTCTGAAACTGAAGACCTAAGATTGCCAGAGCAGCCTGTAGAAGTACCATCGGAGACTGCAGATTCATCCATGACAAGATCACAGGAGCTGCTGGAGCTACCCAAGCCCACAGCATTGGAGCTGCCGGAGTCGTCGGTGGCCTCAGCGATGCAGTTGCCGGGGCCACCTGCGACTTCCATGCCGGAGCTGCAGGGGCCCCCTGTGACTCCAGGGCTGGAGTTACCTGGGCCCTCTGCTACCCCGGTGCCAGAGTTGCCAGGGCCCCCTTCTACCCCAGTGCCTGAGTTGCTAGGGCCCCCTGCGACAGCGGTGTCTGAGTTGCCGGGGCCCTCAGTGATATCAGTGCCTCAGTTGTCGCAGGAATTGCCAGGGCTTCCAGCACCATCCATGGGGTTGGAGCCAGCACAGGAGGTACCAGAGCCACCTGTGACGGCACAGGAGTTGCCAGGGCAGCCTGCGGTAACAGTAGCAATGGAGTTGACGGAGCAACCGGCGACGACGACAGAGTTGGAGCAGCCTGTGGGGATGACAGCGATGGAACATCCTGGGCAGCCTGAGGTGACAACAGCAACGACGTTGCTGGGGCAGCCTGAGGCAGCGATGGTGCTGGAGTTGCCAGGGCAACCAGTGGCAACGACAGCGCTGGAGTTGCCAGGGCAGCCTTCGGTGACTGGGGTGCCAGAGTTGCCAGGGCTGCCTTCGGCAACTAGGGCACTGGAGTTGTCTGGGCAGCCTGTGGCAACTGGGGCACTGGAGTTGCCTGGGCAGCTCATGGCAACTGGGGCACTGGAGTTCGCGGGGCAGTCTGGGGCAGCTGGAGCACTAGAGCTTTTGGGGCAGCCTCTGGCAACAGGGGTTCTGGAGTTGCCAGGGCAGCCTGGGGCGCCAGAGTTGCCTGGGCAGCCTGCGGCAACTGTGGCGCTGGAGATCTCTGTTCAGTCTGTGGTGACAACGGAGCTGTCAACGATGACCGTGTCGCAGTCCCTGGAGGTGCCCTCGACGACAGCGCTGGAATCCTATAATACGGTAGCACAGGAGCTGCCTACTACATTAGTGGGGGAGACTTCTATAACAGTAGGAGTGGATCCCTTGATGGCCCAAGAATCCCATATGTTAGCTTCTAACACCATGGAGACCCATATGTTAGCGTCCAACACCATGGACTCCCAAATGCTAGCGTCCAACACCATGGACTCCCAGATGCTAGCATCTAACACCATGGACTCCCAGATGCTAGCGTCCAGCTCCATGGACTCCCAGATGCTAGCGTCCAGCTCCATGGACTCCCAGATGCTAGCGTCCAGCTCCATGGACTCCCAGATGCTAGCGTCCAGCTCCATGGACTCCCAGATGCTAGCGTCCAGCTCCATGGACTCCCAGATGCTAGCAACCAGCTCCATGGACTCCCAGATGCTAGCGTCCAGTTCCATGGACTCCCAGATGTTAGCAACCAGCTCCATGGACTCCCAGATGTTAGCAACTAGCTCTATGGACTCCCAGATGTTAGCAACCAGCACCATGGACTCCCAGATGTTAGCAACTAGCTCTATGGATTCTCAGATGTTAGCATCTGGCACTATGGACTCTCAAATGTTAGCTTCCGGCACCATGGATGCTCAGATGTTAGCGTCTGGTACCATGGATGCCCAGATGTTAGCATCTAGTACCCAAGATTCTTCTATGCTGGGTTCAAAATCTCCTGATCCCTACAGGTTAGCTCAGGATCCTTACAGGTTAGCTCAGGATCCCTATAGGTTAGGTCATGACCCTTATAGGCTAGGTCATGATGCCTATAGATTAGGGCAAGACCCTTATAGATTAGGCCATGATCCTTACAGACTTACTCCTGATCCCTATAGGATGTCACCTAGACCTTACAGGATAGCACCCAGGTCCTATAGGGCCGTTCCTAGACCATATAGGTTAGCACCCAGACCCCTGATGTTGGCATCTAGACGTTCTATGATGATGTCCTATGCTGCAGAACGTTCCATGATGTCATCTTATGAACGCTCTATGATGTCTTATGAGCGGTCTATGATGTCCCCTATGGCTGAGCGCTCCATGATGTCAGCCTATGAGCGCTCTATGATGTCAGCCTATGAGCGCTCTATGATGTCCCCTATGGCCGAGCGCTCCATGATGTCAGCTTATGAGCGCTCTATGATGTCAGCTTATGAGCGCTCTATGATGACGGACCGATCAATGATGGCTGACAGGTCTATGATGTCATCTTACTCTGCTGCCGACCGGTCTATGATGTCATCGTATTCTGCAGCTGACCGAACTATGATGTCATCTTATACTGCTGATCGTTCAATGATGTCTATGGCAGCTGATTCTTACACTGATTCTTATACTGATACATATACAGAGGCATATATGGTGCCACCCTTGCCTCCTGAAGAGCCTCCAACAATGCCACCTTTGCCACCTGAAGAGCCACCAATGACACCACCATTGCCTCCTGAGGAGCCACCGGAAGGCACAGCATTACCCACTGAGCAGTCGGCATTAACAGCTGAAAATACTTGGCCTACTGAGATGCCACCATTACCTCCTGAAGAGTCTGTATCCCTGCCTGAACCTCCTGCGGGTCAAAGTGAGATTTCAGAGCCTTCGGTGGTGCCTGCTAATTATTCAGTGTCAGCGTCAGAGCCTTCAATGTTTGTGTCAGAGGCTGCCATGACTGTTCCAGAGCCACCACTGGAGCCAGAGTCTGCGGTTACATCAGCACCTATAGAGTCTGCTGCAGAAGCAGAGGAGCATGAAGTTCCAGAGAGACCAGGGACTTACATGGTACCTGAAACTACCATGATGTCAGCTGAACCAACTATGTCAACATCAGAGCCTTCTATTATGTCAGAGACAGCAGAAACCTTTGATTCCATGAGAGCTCCAGGACATGTTGCCTCAGAGGTATCTGTGTCCCTCCTGGAGCCTGCAGTAACTATTCCAGAGCCATCACAGAGCGCTCTAGAGCTGTCAGCCATGGCCATCTCAGAGCTACCCTCCGTGGCTGCCCCAGAGCCCCCAGCCGAGGCTGCCCCAGAGCCCCCAGCCGAAGCTGTCCCGGAGCCCTCAGCCGAGGCTGTCCCGGAGCCCTCAGCTGAGGTCCCAGAGCCCCTGGCTGTGACTGTCCCTGAGCCACTGGCCAAGGCTGTACTGGAGCCATCACCTGAGGCTGTCCCAGAGCCCATGGCCTTGGTTGAGCCAGAGCATGTTACCATTCCTGTGCCAGTTGTTTCTGCCCCGGAGCCTGCTGTACCTGTCCTGGAAGCAGCAGTATCAGTTCAGCCTAACATTATTTCAGAACCACCTGTTGTCCAAGAATCTACAGTGACAGTTGCAGAGCCTGCTGTGACTGTCTCAGAGCAGACTCAAATAACACCGACTGAGATGGCTTTAGAGTCTGCCTCTGTGATGCTGAGGTCTGGTGTTATAACAGGAATGAATTTAATATCTACTTATCAAGATCTTACTCCAGAGATCGGTATGCAGGAGGTTCCCATGCACTCAGATGAAGAGCCACATGATGAAGAGCACCTGAAGAAGGACTCTTATGAAAGTGAACATGGTATAAATAGAGACCTTGATATAAATAATCACTTAATTGCTAAAGACATGGAACATAGCACAATGTCCACTGCCAGCACTGGTGCTATTGGTGAAATTGGTGAAGAGAAAAGTTTGGCCATCAGTGAGACTAAACAATGCACAGTATTGGATACCTGCCCTAGTGTTAGTGCAGCTGATGCAGGAGGAACGCTATCTTCTGCTGGTCCTCTTGCTGTCGAACCTGATACACTGGGAACTAGTAAGGGTATTGAATTTGCCACAGTATCTGCTCTCAGTTCAGTTAGTAAATATGATGTTGAAGTATCTTTAACTACTCAAGATACTGAACATGACATGGTAATTTCCACTAGCCCCAGTGGTGGTAGTGAGGCTGACATAGAGGGACCTTTGCCTGCTAAAGACATTCATCTTGACTTGCCATCTAATAACTTTATTAGCAATGATACAGAAGGACCATTACCTATAAAGGAGAGTGACCAGACATTAGCAGTTGCTCTCAGCCCTAAAGAAAGTAGTGAAGATAAAGAGGTACCACTCCCTGCTAAGGAGACAGTGTCTGAATCTGCATTTCCTGCCAATATTGAAGATATTAATGAAGCAGATTTAGTGAGACCATTACTTCCTAAGGACATGGAACGTCTTACAAGCCTCAGAGCTGGTATTGAAGGACCTTTACTTGCAAGTGAAGTTGAACGTGACAAATCTGCTGCCAGTCCAGTTGTAATGAGTATACCAGAAAGAGCTTCAGAGTCATCTTCAGAGGAAAAAGATGATTATGAAATTTTTGTGAAAGTTAAGGACACTCatgaaaaaagcaagaaaaataagaacCGTGATaaaggtgagaaagaaaagaaaagagactcTTCATTAAGATCTCGAAGTAAGCGGTCCAAGTCTTCAGAACACAAATCACGCAAACGTACCAGTGAATCTCGTTCTAGGGCAAGGAAGAGATCATCTAAGTCCAAGTCTCGTCGCTCTCAAACACGTTCAAGGTCACGTTCAAGacgcaggaggaggagcagcaggtcAAGATCAAAGTCTAGAGGAAGGCGATCTGTATCAAAAGAGAAGCGCAAAAGGTCTCCAAAGCACAGATCCAAGtccagggaaagaaaaaggaaaagatcaaGCTCCAGGGATAATCGGAAAACTGTGAGAGCTCGGAGTCGTACCCCAAGTCGGCGGAGTCGGAGTCACACTCCGAGTCGACGACGAAGATCTAGATCTGTGGGGAGAAGGAGCTTTAGCATTTCCCCGAGCCGACGGAGCCGCACCCCGAGCCGAAGGAGCCGCACCCCGAGCCGAAGGAGCCGTACCCCGAGCCGAAGGAGCCGCACCCCAAGCCGACGGAGCCGCACCCCAAGCCGACGGAGCCGCACCCCTAGCCGACGGAGCCGCACTCCTAGCCGACGGAGAAGATCAAGGTCGGTGGTAAGAAGACGAAGCTTCAGTATCTCACCAGTCAGGTTAAGGCGATCACGGACACCCTTACGAAGAAGGTTTAGCAGGTCTCCCCTCCGCCGGAAACGGTCCCGATCTTCAGAAAGAGGCCGATCGCCTAAACGCCTGACAGATCTGA ATAAGGCTCAATTACTTGAAATAGCCAAAGCTAATGCAGCTGCCATGTGTGCTAAGGCTGGTGTTCCTTTACCGCCAAACCTAAAGCCTGCACCTCCACCTACCATAGAAGAGAAAGTTGCTAAAAAGTCAGGAGGAGCTACTATAGAAGAACTAACGGAG aaatgCAAACAGATTGCACAGAGTAAAGAAGATGATGATGTAATAGTGAATAAGCCTCATGTTTcggatgaagaggaagaagaacctCCTTTTTATCATCATCCCTTTAAACTCAGTGAACCCAAACCCATATTTTTCAACCTGAAT attgcTGCAGCAAAGCCCACGCCTCCAAAAAGCCAGGTCACGTTAACAAAAGAGTTTCCTGTGTCATCTGGATCTCAGCACCGAAAAAAGGAAGCAGACAGTGTTTACGGAGAGTGGGTTCCTGTGGATAAAAATGGTGAAGAAAACAAAGATGATGATAATGTTTTCAGCAGCAATCTGCCCTCTGAG